From Carassius auratus strain Wakin chromosome 10, ASM336829v1, whole genome shotgun sequence, a single genomic window includes:
- the LOC113110369 gene encoding protein strawberry notch homolog 1-like, whose translation MDPGQDLLLAALSESGICPNDLFDVDPQDTLPLPAPQQSVSLNALDIGLSNEASGIVRIEPTVSPSPTVTIREKPQPSTTSFVLNQLNQLPSLGTIVVTKPSAGTTSRQTITVTKVVHTSSTAQRSSSSSPTVCTVVPPNNEQIRLKDLLRTSNLKTSSLGELMKLKPPPDIAQPVATATATGTKIILISTKMVNRSAELNNGLKKEVSSKDVARIWVNDDMKMRSFSPVNKLPGMKEEEEPEEEEEEELGHAETYAEYMPMKLRIGLRHPDPVVETSSLSSVNPPDVWYRLSIPEETIDRGWLSALQLEAVTYAAQQHETFLPNGDRAAYLIGDGAGVGKGRTIAGIIYENYLLGRKRSLWFSVSNDLKYDAERDLRDIGAKNIQVHSLNKIKYGKISSKHNGSVKKGVIFATYSS comes from the exons ATGGATCCTGGACAAGATTTGCTTCTGGCTGCTCTTAGTGAAAGTGGAATCTGTCCTAATGATCTTTTTGATGTTGACCCTCAGGACACACTTCCACTCCCTGCTCCACAACAG TCAGTCTCATTAAATGCACTTGACATCGGTCTCAGTAATGAAGCTTCTGGAATTGTCAGGATTGAACCTACAGTATCACCTAGTCCTACAGTCACAATCAGG GAGAAGCCCCAGCCCTCAACAACCAGCTTCGTTTTAAATCAACTGAATCAGTTGCCATCACTGGGTACAATTGTAGTCACCAAACCCTCAGCCGGGACCACATCCAGGCAGACCATCACAGTAACCAAGGTCGTACACACCAGTTCGACAGCACAACGGAGCTCTTCATCCTCTCCCACCGTTTGCACTGTGGTCCCACCGAATAATGAACAGATCAGGTTGAAGGACCTTCTCAGAACCAGCAACCTGAAGACAAGCAGCCTTGGAGAGCTTATGAAGTTGAAGCCCCCACCAGACATAGCGCAACCTGTTGCTACGGCAACAGCCACAGGCACAA aaattattctgatctCCACAAAGATGGTGAACAGATCAG cGGAATTAAACAATGGCTTGAAAAAGGAAGTGTCCAGCAAAGATGTAGCAAGAATCTGGGTCAACGATGACATGAAAATGCGGAGCTTCTCACCTGTGAAT aAATTACCAGGAATGAAGGAGGAAGAGGaaccagaggaagaggaagaggaggagctggGTCATGCAGAGACGTATGCAGAATACATGCCAATGAAAC TGAGAATTGGACTGCGGCACCCTGATCCTGTGGTGGAGACCAGCTCTCTGTCCAGTGTCAACCCACCAGATGTGTGGTACCGGCTTTCCATTCCAGAGGAGACCATCGATAGAGGCTGGTTATCTGCCCTACAGCTTGAGGCAGTCACGTATGCTGCTCAG CAACATGAGACATTCCTACCAAATGGAGACAGAGCAGCCTACTTGATTGGAGACGGGGCCGGCGTTGGAAAGGGTAGAACCATTGCTGGAATCATATATGAAAATTATCTTCTTGGCAGGAAAAGGTCCCTCTG GTTTAGTGTCTCAAATGACTTGAAATACGATGCAGAGAGGGACTTGAGAGACATTGGAGCAAAGAATATTCAGGTCCATTCGCTAAACAAG ATTAAATATGGAAAGATCTCATCGAAACACAATGGGAGTGTGAAAAAAGGTGTGATCTTTGCCACATACTCATCCTGA